GTTGGTCCACCTAATCCAACATTAACATGTCTTAGAGCACGATCGTTCATATCAAGTACGCGTTTCCATTCAATTCGTCTTTGATCAATGCCTAATTCATTACCTTGATGAATATGGTTATCTATAAACGCAGACAAGGCGTTATTAGCTGTTGTTATTGCATGGAAATCTCCATTGAAATGTAAGTTGATATCTTCCATAGGCAAGACTTGCGCATAACCACCACCTGTAGCCCCACCTTTAATACCAAACGTTGGTCCTAAAGCAGGTTCACGTAATGCCACCATAACGTTTTTCTTCAATTCATGAAATGCATCCGCTAAACCGACTGTAACTGTTGATTTACCTTCACCTGCTGGTGTTGGGCTCATTGCAGTTACTAAAACAACTTTCCCTTTGTTTTCTTTTGGCGTAATTTTATTAATGTCGATTTTAGCTTTGTAATGACCATAAGGTTCTAATGCATCTTCTGAAATGCCAACGGAAGCAGCAATATCCTTAATTGGTTGTAATGTTGATTGATTCGCAATATCTAAATCTGATAAATGAGTCAACTTTTTTCGCCCCTTTTTGTTTGTTTGTTAATTGCAATATAAATATGTAAGTTGTAGCTAAGAAATTTTACTTACATTCATATAATAACGAACTGTTAAAAACTTGTCGACTATATTGGGTTAGCGCTTTCATTTTTGCAATTAATTAAATCGTTAAAGTTTTTCTTTATGCAACACTTTGCATTTAATGAAATTGCTAACAATACTTTTGAATTATCGAAAATCCAGACTTTCAAATCAACAATAAAAAAGCAATACAAAATAGATACACATAATTATTGTATATGCGTGAAAAATTTTCATTAACAAATATTTTCTCAAATTTAGCACATACTATCATAATACGTAATCACTTTATATTGCTCATAAATTGCTATATTTTTTAACTTTTATAATTAGTCATCAAAATTCACCTATATTTCGGAGATTCTTATACTTAATTTTATTCCATAGTGCTTAGGTCACCGGCATCTAAATCTAACTCCCATGCTTTTAAAACTCGTCTCATAATTTTACCAGAGCGTGTCTTTGGTAATTTATCTTTAAATTCAATTTCACGTGGAGCTGCATGTGCAGACAAACCCTCTTTAACAAATAATCGAATTTCCTCTTTTAATTCATCTGTGGGCTCATAACCTTTTCTAAGCGCTACAAACGCCTTAATTATTTCACCACGTACAGGGTCAGGTTTACCAATAATACCTGCTTCTGCTACAGCTTCATGTTCAACTAATTTTGATTCTACTTCAAATGGTCCAACACGTTCACCTGCAGTCATGATTACATCATCTACACGACCTTGGAACCAAAAATAGCCATCCTCATCTTTATAAGCTGAATCTCCAGACACATACCAATCTCCAATAAAATAAGAATTATATTTTTCAGGATTTTTCCAAATACGATGCATCATAGATGGCCAACCTTTTTTTATTGCGAGATTACCCATTCGATTAGGTGGCAATTCATTGCCTGCATCATCAATTATAGCCGCTTCAATGCCAGGTAATGGCTTTCCCATTGACCCAAGTTTGACATCCATTGTTTGATAATTAACAATCATATGGCCACCTGTTTCAGTCATCCACCAAGTATCTAGTACTGTTAAACCATAAACATTTTTAGCCCATTTAATAACTTCAGGGTTTAATGGTTCTCCAACAGATAAGATAGCACGTAAAGATGACAAGTCGTATTTATTAACGATATCATCACCTGCACTCATTAACATTCTTAATGCTGTTGGCGCAGTATACCAAATTGTCACTTTAAAATCTTCAATCATGCTATACCATTGTTCTGGTGAAAAACGACCACCTGCAATACAATTGGTAGCACCATTTAACCATGGCGCAAAAATACCATATGACGTTCCGGTAACCCATCCAGGATCAGCAGTACACCAATATACATCGTCTTCTTGTAAATCCAATACATATTTACCTGAAATATAATGCAACAACATCGCTTGTTGTACATGTAAAACACCTTTAGGTTGTCCAGTTGATCCTGATGTATAATGTAAAATCAATCCATCATCTGGTTTCAACCACTCTATGTCGAAGTCGTCACTTTCAGTTTTCATTAAAGTATTAAAATCTATGTAACCTTCTTCGACATCATCATCAACAACAACAATCTTTTCTAAGTGTGGTAATTTTTCTTGTGGCACTCGTGATAATAATGATTTGTTCGTTATTAATACTTTTGCTTCACTATTTTCTAATCTATCTACAACCGCTTTCTCCATAAAAGCTTCAAATAATGGACCAACGATGGCACCGATTTTTAAAACACCTAAAAGTGCAAAATATAGTTCAGGTGTACGTGACATGAATATAAACACTCTGTCACCTTTTTCAACACTCGCATGTTTAGATAAAACATTGGCAGCTTTATTTGATAAACACTGCATCTCCTTATACGAATAAGATTCTTTTCTATATTCATCTTTATAATTTAATGCAATTTTATCCCCTAATCCTTGTTCAACATGACGATCAATACACTCATATGCCATATTCATTTTTCCAGTTTCATTCCAAGAAAATGCACGTTCCACGTCTTGCCAGTTAAAGTTGTTGTACGTCTCCTCATAATTTTTAAGATTATGAGTTCCTTGATTTCCTTTGTATACTTCGACTTTCATTTGAAACTCCCCCTTCGTTTTGTGAAAACGCTTTCTTTCTCAATATTATACATAACATTTCTAATTATTCAAAATTTTTACTTTTATACTTTTACTAGTGTTAATTATTGTAAATTTTCTTTATAATGAATTTAATACAACTATGATGCCTAGTGAGGAGTTGAAATTATGAATCATGTAAAGACGTACCAATCCGAACGATATCATATTAATGACAAAGAATTTGTAATTGAAGGTCCTATGTCTTACGATGATTTGAAAGCGCTTACTTTCGATGCGCATTTAACAGCTTTTAGAGATCCAGAAGATCAATTTGAAGCATTGCTTGAAATAACAACTTTAAATGAAGGTAGAATTTACATTGTGCGTCTAGATCAATTAATTGTTGGCTATGTCACATATCATTATCCTGATGAAATTGAAAGATGGTCTACCGGAAACCTACCATATTTAATTGAACTTGGAGCAATCGAAGTGAGCTTAAACTTCAGACAATTACAATTAGCTGAAAAACTCATTCAACTTAGTCTATCTGCCCCAGAATTTGATGATTATATAGTAATTACAACGGAATATTATTGGCATTGGGATTTGAAGAATTCGAAATTAGATGTTTTTGAATATAAAAAAGTTATGCAACGTTTAATGGCAACGGGTGGACTTGAAATTTTTGCTACGGATGATCCAGAAATCACTAGTCATCCAGCTAATTGTCTAATGGCAAGAATCGGCAAACACATTACTATAGAACAGCAGCAAGCGTTTGATGATATTCGTTATATGAATCGTTTTTTCTTTTAATTTTTAGAATATCGGAGGGATTATATGCAAAAAAAATCAACTAAAACTGCATATGTTTATTCAGATAAATTACTACAATATCGCTTTCATGATCAACATCCCTTCAATCAAATGCGTTTAAAATTAACGACTGAATTACTATTGGATGCAAATTTATTAAACCCAGAACAAATCATACAACCTCGAATCGCAACTGATGACGAACTAATGTTAGTGCACAAATACGATTACGTCGAGGCTATTAAACATGCATCACATGGAATTATAAGTGAAGATGAAGCCAAAAAATATGGTCTAAATGATGAAGAAAATGGTCAATTTAAACATATGCATCGTCATAGCGCAACAATTGTTGGAGGTGCTTTAACGCTAGCAGATATTATCATGTCAGGAGAAGTACTAAACGGTTGTCACTTAGGTGGTGGTTTGCATCATGCACAACCTGGTCGAGCAAGTGGATTTTGTATCTATAATGATATAGCGGTCACAGCAAAATATCTTGCCACTAAATATCAACAGCGTGTCTTAGTTATTGATACCGATGCCCATCATGGTGATGGAACACAATGGAGTTTTTACGCAGATAATCACATAGCAACTTATTCTATACATGAAACTGGAAAATTTTTATTTCCTGGATCTGGTCATTATACTGAACGTGGTGAAGATATTGGCTATGGGCATTCAATTAATGTTCCCCTCGAACCATACACTGAAGACGCTTCATTTATAGAATGCTTTAAAATGACAGTTGAACCTGTAGTTAAAGCATTCAAACCAGATATTATTTTAGGTGTCAATGGTGTCGATATACATTATCGTGATCCACTAACACATTTAAATTGTACGCTACAATCATTGTATGAAATACCTTATTTTGTCAAAAAATTAGCTGATCAATATACAAATGGAAAAGTTATCATGTTCGGTGGTGGTGGCTATAATATTTGGCGCGTAGTTCCACGAGCATGGAGTCATGTATTTTTGAGTTTGATTGACCAACCTATTCAAAGTGGATATTTACCTTTAGATTGGATTAATAAATGGAAACATTATTCTTCTGAATTATTACCTAAAAGATGGGAAGATCGTTTAAACGACTATACTTATATACCTAGAACTAAAGAAATCAGTGAGAAAAATAAAAAATTAGCCATGCATATTGCCAGTTGGTATGATTCAATGCAACCATAGTACACAACTTAATATACAAAGAAAAAAGGCATTCATCCGACAATTGAGATTGTTTGATGAATGCCTAGTTTATGTTAAATTATTTTGTTGTTCCACGATATTCAATTCTATGAGGTAAAACAACATTTGGTTCTTCTATCTTTTCATCGTTCATATATTTTGTCAATAAGCGCATCCCTACAGCGCCAATATCATATAACGGTTGAATTACACTAGAAAGTTGTGGTCTTACCATTTCAACTAAACGCGTATTGTTGAAACTAATGATTTGTAAATCTTCAGGAACTTTCACACCTGCATCCATTGCACTGTGCATAATTCCTATGGCTTCTTCGTCACTGATACATAAGATAGCATCTGGAAGATTCCCTTTCATTTTAGCGAATGCTTTTACACCTTCTTTATAACTTTCAGCACCCGTACAATTCAACGCATCACCTAATTGCAGACCATTTTTATCTAAAACTTCAGTCAAACCAACTAATACATCTTCCTGAGCTTTTTTAGAATGCTCTCCACCTACTAATGCAAAAGATTTTGCACCTTCATCAATTAAGTGTTTCGTGATTTCTTTAGCTGCTTCGGTAAAATCAATATTTACAGACGCAATATGAGCATCTTTACCATTTGTACCAGATACAACTACCGGTACAGATGATTGATTAATTAATTCTTTCATTTCTTCAGTAATAGTCCCACCAAGGAAAATAATACCATCAACTTGTTTGCTTAATAAGTTGTTAAATATTTCTTTTTCTTTTTCAGGATCATTATCAGAGTTTGAAATAATTGAGTGGTATTTGTACATTGTTGCAATATCTTCTAATCCACGTGCTAATTGTGAATAGTAAATATTCGAAATATCTGGGATAATTACCCCTACAGTTGTAGTCTTCTTGCTTGCTAAACCTCTAGCAACAGCATTTGGACGATAATTTAATCGCTTAATGACTTCATTAACTTTATTTTTAGTTTCTGCTTTAACATTTTGGTTCCCATTAACAACACGTGACACAGTGGCCATTGAAACACGTGCTTCTCTTGCTACATCGTATATAGTAACTGTCATAATTTCCTCCTTGTAAACGTTTTATCCATTATAATAACATGCTTTCATACCATTTTCATAGTTTACCATATTTTAATTTACAGTAACATATTTTTGTTTGAAAAATCCCACGAAAATCATGATATAAAAAGTAATGCCAAATGATAATAGACGATATATTTTAATTTTATATAAACTTTTTTCATTTTTAATTGTAATATTTTGAGAAAGCCTTTTCAAACACCATTTACATTTGTTGAAAAATGTTCACATTATAGAAACAATTATACATATTACATTACGCGATGAATGATGATGCCAATCATGATTATAATATTCTGAGAGCGTAGACTTTGGTGAAATTGCTACATTTAAAAATTTCGTTTAGGATTCAAGTGTCATATGCTTGAATAAAAAACAATAGCCACCCTAAGACATACTTCTCTTAGAATGACTATTAATTTTAAAATGAAGTTAAATGTTATTTTAACTTTTTAGCATTATATAAGTCAGCTAATGGCTTTAATTCATCGTAAAATGCTTGGAATTCATTTAAATCCATTTGTTGACCAGCATCACTTAAAGCAACTGACGGGTCAGGATGTACTTCTGCCATTACACCATCAGCACCGACTGCTAAAGCAGCTTTCGCTGTTGGAAGCATTATATCTTTACGTCCAGTACTATGTGTAACATCAACCATTACAGGTAAATGCGTACCTTGTTTTAAAATAGGAACTGCAGAAATATCTAATGTATTACGTGTTGCTTTCTCGTATGTACGGATACCACGTTCACATAAAATAATGTTTTGATTGCCTTGTGAAGCAATGTATTCAGCTGCATAAACAAACTCTTCAATTGTCGCCGATAAACCACGTTTTAATAGAATTGGTTTATTTGTGCGACCTGCTTCTTTTAACAATTCGAAGTTTTGCATATTACGTGCACCAATTTGGAATACATCTAAATAATCATTTGCAATTTCAAAATCATTTGGATTTACAATTTCGCTTACTACATTTAAGTCATATTTGTCTTTAATTTGTTTAAGTATTTTTAAACCTTCAACACCTAAACCTTGGAAATCATATGGTG
This is a stretch of genomic DNA from Staphylococcus roterodami. It encodes these proteins:
- the acsA gene encoding acetate--CoA ligase produces the protein MKVEVYKGNQGTHNLKNYEETYNNFNWQDVERAFSWNETGKMNMAYECIDRHVEQGLGDKIALNYKDEYRKESYSYKEMQCLSNKAANVLSKHASVEKGDRVFIFMSRTPELYFALLGVLKIGAIVGPLFEAFMEKAVVDRLENSEAKVLITNKSLLSRVPQEKLPHLEKIVVVDDDVEEGYIDFNTLMKTESDDFDIEWLKPDDGLILHYTSGSTGQPKGVLHVQQAMLLHYISGKYVLDLQEDDVYWCTADPGWVTGTSYGIFAPWLNGATNCIAGGRFSPEQWYSMIEDFKVTIWYTAPTALRMLMSAGDDIVNKYDLSSLRAILSVGEPLNPEVIKWAKNVYGLTVLDTWWMTETGGHMIVNYQTMDVKLGSMGKPLPGIEAAIIDDAGNELPPNRMGNLAIKKGWPSMMHRIWKNPEKYNSYFIGDWYVSGDSAYKDEDGYFWFQGRVDDVIMTAGERVGPFEVESKLVEHEAVAEAGIIGKPDPVRGEIIKAFVALRKGYEPTDELKEEIRLFVKEGLSAHAAPREIEFKDKLPKTRSGKIMRRVLKAWELDLDAGDLSTME
- a CDS encoding N-acetyltransferase; translation: MNHVKTYQSERYHINDKEFVIEGPMSYDDLKALTFDAHLTAFRDPEDQFEALLEITTLNEGRIYIVRLDQLIVGYVTYHYPDEIERWSTGNLPYLIELGAIEVSLNFRQLQLAEKLIQLSLSAPEFDDYIVITTEYYWHWDLKNSKLDVFEYKKVMQRLMATGGLEIFATDDPEITSHPANCLMARIGKHITIEQQQAFDDIRYMNRFFF
- a CDS encoding acetoin utilization protein AcuC — encoded protein: MQKKSTKTAYVYSDKLLQYRFHDQHPFNQMRLKLTTELLLDANLLNPEQIIQPRIATDDELMLVHKYDYVEAIKHASHGIISEDEAKKYGLNDEENGQFKHMHRHSATIVGGALTLADIIMSGEVLNGCHLGGGLHHAQPGRASGFCIYNDIAVTAKYLATKYQQRVLVIDTDAHHGDGTQWSFYADNHIATYSIHETGKFLFPGSGHYTERGEDIGYGHSINVPLEPYTEDASFIECFKMTVEPVVKAFKPDIILGVNGVDIHYRDPLTHLNCTLQSLYEIPYFVKKLADQYTNGKVIMFGGGGYNIWRVVPRAWSHVFLSLIDQPIQSGYLPLDWINKWKHYSSELLPKRWEDRLNDYTYIPRTKEISEKNKKLAMHIASWYDSMQP
- the ccpA gene encoding catabolite control protein A; translation: MTVTIYDVAREARVSMATVSRVVNGNQNVKAETKNKVNEVIKRLNYRPNAVARGLASKKTTTVGVIIPDISNIYYSQLARGLEDIATMYKYHSIISNSDNDPEKEKEIFNNLLSKQVDGIIFLGGTITEEMKELINQSSVPVVVSGTNGKDAHIASVNIDFTEAAKEITKHLIDEGAKSFALVGGEHSKKAQEDVLVGLTEVLDKNGLQLGDALNCTGAESYKEGVKAFAKMKGNLPDAILCISDEEAIGIMHSAMDAGVKVPEDLQIISFNNTRLVEMVRPQLSSVIQPLYDIGAVGMRLLTKYMNDEKIEEPNVVLPHRIEYRGTTK
- a CDS encoding bifunctional 3-deoxy-7-phosphoheptulonate synthase/chorismate mutase; amino-acid sequence: MSNKLESYRSEIVSLNHQILDLLSKRGELAQKIGEEKLKQGTRIYDPQREKEMLNDLIDSNKGPFNDNTIKQLFKEIFKASTDLQKSENEKHLYVSRKLKPEDTIVTFDNGGIIGDGNKSFVFGPCSVESFEQVEAVAKNLHAKGEKFIRGGAFKPRTSPYDFQGLGVEGLKILKQIKDKYDLNVVSEIVNPNDFEIANDYLDVFQIGARNMQNFELLKEAGRTNKPILLKRGLSATIEEFVYAAEYIASQGNQNIILCERGIRTYEKATRNTLDISAVPILKQGTHLPVMVDVTHSTGRKDIMLPTAKAALAVGADGVMAEVHPDPSVALSDAGQQMDLNEFQAFYDELKPLADLYNAKKLK